AGGCCAGGATTATACTAACAAGCCAAACCTGAATGAGAGCAACGCAATTAACCAAAGTGAACCGAAGATACTCTTTATAGGTTTGTCTGCCGGAGGGTTGGAAGACATAGCGTTTTGCCAAAATGAACGCCGTTGTCATGCCGATGAAATAGGCAATGACGATTGACACCTGAAAATCCAGATACCGTGAGAGGACAACTCGCGAAGCGATGTTGGCAACTGCGGCAATCCCGCCCGTTAGGATGAACCGAAGGAACTGCGGATCACGCAATGTCTAATCTCCGTTGGCATGCTTCGAGCTCTTATCGAAGCGCTCTAATTTTCCGGCGGCGGTTGGTCGGGGGATACTGTTCGATGGCGTCATGACCCGATCTGGCCGGCGGGGTCACCAAGACGACCGACAAGTTCTTTCGCAAATCGTACGCTTTCTGAGATACCCCTGTCTTCCGGATAGTAGTAGCAGGTATCAGCAATCTGTAGACCTGGGATCGGAGTTTGCACATCTGGAATTTTGTCTGCAAATCCGGGTTCACAAACCGGTTGTGCATATCTCAGGCGCCCGATCCGGATATCTACGAAATCGTTGTCCGAGAGAGTGGGGTTCAGAATCCTTAGATAGCACTTTGTTTCCTCTTCAAAGAATGCATTATCCTTGCCAAATTTGGGGTGATCTTGCGGCATGTAGTAGGGAACATAGACGACGTGATCGTCCAAAGCCC
This genomic window from Aureimonas sp. OT7 contains:
- a CDS encoding GtrA family protein; the protein is MRDPQFLRFILTGGIAAVANIASRVVLSRYLDFQVSIVIAYFIGMTTAFILAKRYVFQPSGRQTYKEYLRFTLVNCVALIQVWLVSIILAFILIPRLGLSTGELIAHVLAVASPVITSYFAHKFFTFQRDKTTFP